From the genome of Acidaminococcus sp.:
CTGCGGACAATCAGGGCATCGTAGTCCCCGATGATTTTCAAAAGTTCCTCACGGGGGATTTCAAAGTTGACGGTTACTTCCAGATTCGGATTTGCCTTCAGCTTTTCCACACCTTTATCGGAAATACGTTCTGCCACAATGACTTTTTTCTTGTCCATTTCTAATAAACTCCCTTCATTTGCCCGTTAAAAAAATCCCATCCCTGATAACCCGCATCGGGTTCGTCAAGGACGGGAGATTTCTCACGTGGTGCCACCTTGTTTCGCTTATTCAGCCTCATATTCAGGATAACGGCTTCGCCGGATGGGTTGCGGCCCCCATCGTCTCGGGAATGGATTCCAAAAGAATTCCGCACTGCCTCGCACCGCCCGGCAGCTCTCTGAATCGGATATTCTATCGTACTTGGTTCCGTCATTAATTTTATTAATAATATGGATGAATATTTTTTAACGATTGATTGCTATTTTACTCATTGTTTTCCGATTTGTCAAGCCTGCTGGTAAATTTTTCTGCTCTTTCCAGATGCTGATTCAAAATCTTGGAGCGCTGAGACACAATTTCCAGTGCTTTCTGGGCTTCGTCAAGCTTCTTCCGTGCCTTGTCGACGGCCGCGTCAAAGGTTTCCATATCATTGCGAATGCGCGTCACAAACTGCCAGACCTGGCTTGTCGCGCGCTGAATAGTCAGCGTCCTGAACCCCATCTGCAGACTATTCAAAAGCGCCGCAAGCGTAGATGGTCCGGCAACAGTCACTCTATATTTACGCTGGAGCTCCGAGATAAGACCCGGAATGGAAACCACTTCCGCAAAAAGACCTTCCAGCGGCAGATACATGACTCCGAAATCCGTCGAATACGGCGGGGCAATATACTTATCCCGGATATCCCTGGCTTCAGCCGTAACGCGAGTGGTCAGTTTCTTGACCGCATCCGTTTCCCCGTCGGCATCTCCCTTTTCCCGAGCTTCCAGGAGCCGGGCATAATCTTCCTGCGGCAATTTGGAATCAATGGGGAGCCAGATAGGATGAGCCGCGTCCTGCCCGGGAAGGCGAATCGCAAACTCCACCCGTTCCTGACTGCGGGGACGAATCGCTACGTTCGTACCGTACTGATCCGGAGCCAGCATGTCGGAGAGCAGCTGTCCAAGCTGCATTTCACCCCAGATACCGCGATTTTTTACATTGCTCATAACTTTCTTCAGGTCTCCCACATTCTGAGAGAGACTCTGCAGTGTCCCCAGACTGCGGCTTACCTGCTGCAGCCGGTCACTCACGACGCTCATGGACAGCGTCACTTTCTGGTCCAGGCTTGTCCGCAGTTTTTCGGCCTCCTCGCGGGAAGCCTGCTGCTGCCAGTTTTCTCGTTCCCTCAGCGTGCGCTGGAACTGCCAGAGAAAAATGATAGTAATGATAAGGGCCCCCAGCAGGGCGGCCAGTAACAATGTCTGCATAACTGCTGCCTCCTTATATGCAATAACTATTTTCGATACATTATAAAAGAATTCTCTCAATTTTCGCTTTACTGAATCATTATAGCAAAATTTTTTTCAAAAACAGTAGGCAAAATGGGACAAAAATGCTATTATAATAAATAGAGTCTAATTGATTGCTCAATCAATTAATTATTTTACAAAAAGGAAGCGATGAAACATGCAGCAAAGAGACGCAGCACTGACAACCAAAAAATTGCTTTCCGCCGCGGAAGCACTTTTTGACGAAAAGGGGTACTACCCGGTCACACTGAAAGAAATCGGGAAGAAAACGGGATGCAGCAGCGCGCTCGTTGCCTACTATTTCGGAGGAAAGCAGGGGCTTTATCAAGCCGTTATCAACCAGCAGCTCGGGAGAATCCACTTTTTGCAGAATGAAACGGAAACGACTGAGCTTTCCCCGCTGAAACGGCTGACCTTTTTCCTGACCCATTTATTAAGACTCCAGCTGACTCCCCCGGGCCATCTGAATCTTGTCTACAAAGAGGTGCTGTCTCCCTCGGGGCTGCTCGATGACAGTGCCTGGCAGCAGATTCTGGCTATGGAAAAATATATGGATCAGCTTCTGCGTGACGCAGCCAAAGAAGGCGAAATTCGCCCCTTCAAGAGCGAGAAGGAATTATCCTATTTTTCTTTTACCCTGACTTCCATTACAGAAACACTGTTCCTCGTCAAAGGCTGGCAAATGCCATTAAATCCAGAGGGCAAGCCGCTGGATGAAGTGTTGGATGACTTGGTTCAATTTACTTTAGCCCCAATCAAACTTGAGAAGGGAGCCTGAATCTTATGAGAGAAAAAATCACAGGCTTTCTGCAGAGCCACAAAAAGCCGATTGCTATTTTCTTTGCAGTCGTGTTTGCCGCGCTCATCGGACGTGCGCTCTATAAAGCCCTGTATAAGCCCAAGGTCGAAAAGACGGCGCCTTATGTCCGCACTGTTACCGTCGGCAAAGGAGATTACACGACAGATTATACCTATCCGGGTACAATCCGCGGCAAATACGAATCGACCCTGGCTTTCCAGGTCAGCGGGCGCATCACGCAGCGTAATGTCAATCTGGGCGATCAGGTCCGGGCAGGAGACATCCTGATGGTCATCGACCCGAAAGACGTCCAGCAGGCAGTGGACAACGCGCAGGCAGCCGTCAATTCCGCAGCAAGCAACGCCAAGCTTGCCCGCGATAACGCCCGCCGTTACCATGCTCTGTATAACCAAGGCGCGGTCAGTGAATCCGTCTGGGATACGTACCGCACGCAGCACGAAGCGGCTGAGGCAGCACTGGCACAGGCCCAGGCACAGCTTGCCACAGCGATGAACCAGCTCGGATACACACAGCTTACGGCAGATCATGACGGTGTCGTTTCTTCCGTCACCGGTGAAGTCGGTCAGGTAGCTGCCGCAGGATCTCCTATGGTCACGGTTGTGCAGGACGGCAATCGGGAAATTGAAATCTATGTACCGGAAGGCCGTCTGGGTACCATTGCTCCGAATATGCCCTGCACCGTCACCTTCTGGGCACTGAACGACGTAACGGCGGAAGGAACCATCCGCTACATCTCCCCGATGGCCGACGCTGCCACCAAGACATATAAAGTACGGATTGCCCTTCCGGCAATGCCCGAAGGCGCTAAATTGGGAATGACGGCCAAAGTGTCGCTGGGAACCGGCAGTCATACGGCCGTTGTGATTCCTCGTTCCGCCCTCTACGAAACAAGCGGCACGACCGAAGTCTGGGTGGTGAAAGACGGCAAAGTATCCCTCGTTCCCGTAGTATTGGGACCTTATCAGGACGACAACGTCATCATTAAGAGCGGTCTTTCTGACGGCGATGTCGTGGTTACGGCCGGTATCAGCAAGCTGCGGGAAGGAATGGAGGTTAAACTGGAAGGAAGTGCGTCCTGATGAACTTTAACTTAGCCAGATGGTGCGTCAAGCATCGGCAGGTTGTCTACTTCTTCACGGCACTGATTTTCATAGCCGGTATTTACTGTTTTAACGCCATGGGCCGCAGCGAAGACCCTTCCTACGTCGTACGCCAGATGGTCATTTCCGCAGCCTGGCCCGGTGCCACGGCAGACCAGATGCAGGACCTTGTTACGAGTAAAATCGACAAAATGGTCCAGGCCACGCCTGACATCGACTACATCACTTCTTACTCCCGTCCCGGAGTCACCGTGGTCAACGTTATCCTGAAAGAACAGGTGCCGAACACGGAAGTCCGCAAGCACTGGCTGGAAGTCCGCAACTACGTCAATGACCATGCATCGGAACTGCCGAGCGGTGTCTACGGACCCTACTTTGATGACCGTTTCGACGACGTCTACGGCAACATCTACGCACTGACGTCGGATGATTTCTCTATGGAAGAACTCCGTGTCGAAGCAGAAGAACTGAAACGCCAGTTCTTTACGGTTCCGGACGTCAAGAAAGTCGAACTGGTCGGCGAACAGCCCATGAATATTTATATTCGTATGTCCAATACCAAATTGGCAGAACTGGGGCTCACGCTGAGTCAGGTGACCACGGCCATCAACGGTGAAACCTCTGTCGCACCGACCGGACGTCTGGACAATAACGGCGATGATGTCTATATGCGGGTAACAGGCATCACCAAAAAATTAGATGACATCCGTGCCATTTTGATCAACGCCAACGGAAAGACATTTCGTCTCGGTGATATTGCGACCGTGACGCAGGATTATCCGGACCCGCCCGAGCCCAAGATGTTCGTCAATGGAAAGCAGGCCATCGGTATCGCCATTTCCATGGAAGACGGCGGCAACAACATCACGCTGGGTCACAACCTGGATAAGCTGACGGCGCAGATGGAAAAGCAGCTGCCGCTCGGTATGGAACTGCATCAGGTAGCTAACCAGCCGAAAGTCGTCGAAGAATCCATCAGTGAATTTACGGAAGGGCTGTATGAAGCCATCATCATCGTTCTTGTCGTCAGCCTCCTTTCCATGGGCCGGCAGTGCGGATACGTCATTTCCGTCTGCATCCCGCTCATGCTGATGGGTGCTATCGTCGGTATGTATCTTTTGGGAATCGACCTGCACAAGATTTCCCTCGGTTCCCTGATTATTTCTTTAGGGATGCTCGTCGATGACGCCATCGTTGTTGTAGAACTCATGGAAGTCAAGATGAGCGAGGGCATGGACCGGCTGGAAGCTGCCTCTTATGCCTACGCAACCAACGGCCGGACGCTGTGCATCGGTACCATGATTACCTGCGTCAGCTTCCTGCCGATTGCCTTCTCTAACTGCAACGTTTCGGAATATGCCGGCTCTCTGTTCCCGGTTATTACTATCACGCTGATGTTCTCCTGGCTCGTTTCACAAACCCTAGCCCCCACACTGGGCTACGAATGGATCCATCCAAAAGTCATCCAGGCCGAAAGCTATGATACGCCTTTCTATAACCGTTTCCGCAAATTACTGGACTGGTGCATGCACCACGGCA
Proteins encoded in this window:
- a CDS encoding efflux RND transporter periplasmic adaptor subunit yields the protein MREKITGFLQSHKKPIAIFFAVVFAALIGRALYKALYKPKVEKTAPYVRTVTVGKGDYTTDYTYPGTIRGKYESTLAFQVSGRITQRNVNLGDQVRAGDILMVIDPKDVQQAVDNAQAAVNSAASNAKLARDNARRYHALYNQGAVSESVWDTYRTQHEAAEAALAQAQAQLATAMNQLGYTQLTADHDGVVSSVTGEVGQVAAAGSPMVTVVQDGNREIEIYVPEGRLGTIAPNMPCTVTFWALNDVTAEGTIRYISPMADAATKTYKVRIALPAMPEGAKLGMTAKVSLGTGSHTAVVIPRSALYETSGTTEVWVVKDGKVSLVPVVLGPYQDDNVIIKSGLSDGDVVVTAGISKLREGMEVKLEGSAS
- a CDS encoding TetR/AcrR family transcriptional regulator: MQQRDAALTTKKLLSAAEALFDEKGYYPVTLKEIGKKTGCSSALVAYYFGGKQGLYQAVINQQLGRIHFLQNETETTELSPLKRLTFFLTHLLRLQLTPPGHLNLVYKEVLSPSGLLDDSAWQQILAMEKYMDQLLRDAAKEGEIRPFKSEKELSYFSFTLTSITETLFLVKGWQMPLNPEGKPLDEVLDDLVQFTLAPIKLEKGA
- a CDS encoding efflux RND transporter permease subunit produces the protein MNFNLARWCVKHRQVVYFFTALIFIAGIYCFNAMGRSEDPSYVVRQMVISAAWPGATADQMQDLVTSKIDKMVQATPDIDYITSYSRPGVTVVNVILKEQVPNTEVRKHWLEVRNYVNDHASELPSGVYGPYFDDRFDDVYGNIYALTSDDFSMEELRVEAEELKRQFFTVPDVKKVELVGEQPMNIYIRMSNTKLAELGLTLSQVTTAINGETSVAPTGRLDNNGDDVYMRVTGITKKLDDIRAILINANGKTFRLGDIATVTQDYPDPPEPKMFVNGKQAIGIAISMEDGGNNITLGHNLDKLTAQMEKQLPLGMELHQVANQPKVVEESISEFTEGLYEAIIIVLVVSLLSMGRQCGYVISVCIPLMLMGAIVGMYLLGIDLHKISLGSLIISLGMLVDDAIVVVELMEVKMSEGMDRLEAASYAYATNGRTLCIGTMITCVSFLPIAFSNCNVSEYAGSLFPVITITLMFSWLVSQTLAPTLGYEWIHPKVIQAESYDTPFYNRFRKLLDWCMHHGKTVCAAAVACLIGSLGLMSLVKQEFFPESVRPEVITELNLPEGSGIKQSEKAMKTLMEAIDGDPDIDHYSAYIGKSAPRFILVLNPVQPRNNYAQLVTVAKDVNARKRVAKKIDAIVREKLPEVVTYSKSVPLGPPKDYPVMFRVSAPTTEYAREYANKVRAIMAANPDVTMTICDWMEKAPAVKIEIDNDRLKQIGLTRSEVSQVLYANVSGYTFSHYYDGDQNRSMIFQLDKKDRNSLDDVQSMTIPTSSGSIPLSQVARITPIMENNMIWRRNLQPTITVSANVGEGVTGNDVAAQLWKDMKDLRNSLPPGVSIEIDGPLESSQKATRYLMGPVPGMLIAMLVLLMLEMKDVRKLFVILCTAPLCITGIAIGLLLFDAPMGVMAEVGSLALIGTVIRNSMVIIQQIDLHREQGMDDYTAVVEASIVRFRPIMLAALTTIFGLVPMFTNPFWNAMAIAMACGLTGATALTLVFLPTLYCMVFHVNKEKIAKKTI
- a CDS encoding DNA recombination protein RmuC: MQTLLLAALLGALIITIIFLWQFQRTLRERENWQQQASREEAEKLRTSLDQKVTLSMSVVSDRLQQVSRSLGTLQSLSQNVGDLKKVMSNVKNRGIWGEMQLGQLLSDMLAPDQYGTNVAIRPRSQERVEFAIRLPGQDAAHPIWLPIDSKLPQEDYARLLEAREKGDADGETDAVKKLTTRVTAEARDIRDKYIAPPYSTDFGVMYLPLEGLFAEVVSIPGLISELQRKYRVTVAGPSTLAALLNSLQMGFRTLTIQRATSQVWQFVTRIRNDMETFDAAVDKARKKLDEAQKALEIVSQRSKILNQHLERAEKFTSRLDKSENNE